One window of the Eucalyptus grandis isolate ANBG69807.140 chromosome 6, ASM1654582v1, whole genome shotgun sequence genome contains the following:
- the LOC104451189 gene encoding MDIS1-interacting receptor like kinase 2, with protein MSIPQTIGFSSKLIHLDLSNNQLSQDIPGQLGMLTHLSELDLSHNLLSGEIPAQFNKLESLVKLNLSHNNLSGLIYETFKDMRGLMEVDISHNKFEGPIPNTTAFQNATKEAFEGNSGLCGNVGGLKPCNQAVVDRENSSTGGKVILIAFSLLGVVLFIFFGIFFIFLRKKFHPKADLSSKTTKVFSLSKYGGMILYEDIIESTGAFDEIFCIGRGGYGSVFKAKLRSGDIVAVKKLYQTADSGQTDQKEFLNEIKALTEIRHRNIVKLEGFCSHPQHSFLVYEYFDRGSLSTILSNEEEAMELDWNKRVNIVKGVAHALSYMHHDCISSIVHRDISSNNILLDSEYVAHVSDFGTAKLLKLDTSNWSAVVGTYGYIAPELAYTMKVTEKCDVYSFGIVAIEVIKGRHPGDSFSSLLAPVGMEISVVLKNILDSRLPTPMPGIEDELLTILKLAIACISDNPQLRPSMKMISHALSARSTIFDGVQKSQKPTDPVRDATNPSRTLDHFVEDIV; from the exons ATGTCTATCCCGCAGACTATCgggttttcttcaaaattaatcCACCTGGATCTGAGCAACAACCAGTTGAGCCAAGATATTCCAGGCCAATTAGGGATGCTAACTCATTTATCCGAGCTAGACTTGAGTCATAACTTGTTAAGCGGTGAGATCCCAGCTCAATTCAACAAGCTGGAAAGCCTAGTGAAACTCAACCTTTCACACAATAATCTTTCTGGCCTTATATACGAGACTTTCAAGGATATGCGAGGTTTGATGGAGGTGGACATCTCTCACAACAAGTTTGAGGGTCCCATCCCCAACACCACCGCAttccaaaatgcaacaaaagaaGCGTTTGAAGGCAACAGCGGATTGTGTGGAAATGTTGGAGGACTTAAGCCATGTAATCAAGCAGTGGTGGATAGGGAAAACTCTTCAACGGGAGGCAAGGTTATTCTTATTGCGTTTTCTCTGCTAGGAGTAGTgttgtttattttctttggaatattcttcattttccttagaAAGAAGTTCCATCCAAAAGCGGACCTATCAAGCAAGACAACTAAAGTCTTTTCTCTATCAAAGTACGGTGGAATGATCTTATATGAAGACATCATAGAATCCACTGGGGCTTTTGATGAGATTTTCTGTATTGGAAGGGGAGGCTATGGAAGTGTCTTCAAGGCCAAATTAAGATCAGGTGATATAGTAGCTGTAAAGAAGCTCTATCAAACAGCTGATAGTGGGCAAACAGATCaaaaggaatttttgaatgagaTTAAGGCATTGACAGAAATTCGACACCGCAATATTGTGAAACTAGAGGGCTTTTGTTCGCATCCACAACACTCATTCTTGGTGTATGAGTACTTTGACAGAGGAAGCTTGTCTACAATCTTgagcaatgaagaagaagccatggAGTTGGATTGGAACAAGAGGGTGAACATAGTAAAAGGGGTGGCTCATGCTCTATCCTATATGCACCATGATTGTATTTCTTCAATCGTTCATCGAGATATTTCGAGTAACAACATTCTGCTTGATTCGGAGTATGTGGCGCATGTTTCTGACTTTGGCACGGCTAAGCTTCTTAAGTTGGACACATCAAACTGGAGTGCAGTCGTCGGCACATATGGTTACATAGCTCCAg AGCTTGCTTACACAATGAAGGTGACAGAGAAATgcgatgtgtatagctttggaATAGTAGCCATCGAGGTGATCAAAGGAAGACATCCGGGTGATAGTTTTTCATCTCTATTAGCTCCGGTCGGCATGGAGATCTCAGTAGTTTTGAAGAATATATTGGATTCACGCCTGCCAACGCCCATGCCAGGCATTGAGGATGAACTTCTGACCATCCTAAAGCTTGCAATCGCTTGCATATCTGATAATCCCCAACTCAGGCCgtcaatgaaaatgatttctcacGCCCTATCAGCTCGTTCAACCATTTTTGATGGAGTTCAAAAATCACAGAAGCCCACTGATCCTGTGAGAGATGCAACAAATCCAAGCCGTACACTGGATCACTTTGTAGAAGATATCGTCTGA
- the LOC108960302 gene encoding MDIS1-interacting receptor like kinase 2-like: MALFVIIPHGAIPVYASTLEAQALLKWKSSLLNQNLSTSSLSPWTLAPQNATGSNATVSSPCGWHGISCNPAKSVIGINLTNSNIKGTLDEFPFSSLPYLTYIDMYINELFGGIPPQVGLLTNLTYLDLSFNQLSGKIPREIGNLMKLEVLHLLSNELNGSIPDEIGQLRLLNELALYSNQLNGYLPSSLGNLSSLARLYIYNNSFSGPIPIEMGNLTNLEEIYMDTNFLTGPIPPTFEKLTKLTQLHVYDNELIGSIPPELGNLKLLRRLALHYNNLTGSIPSTLGNLTELTLLYLYGNMLSDDIPDELGNLRAMIDLELSMNQLSGPFPSSLGNMTKLKYLFLRENQLSGSIPRFLGDLMSLVVLQLDTNQFTGFIPDNLCRGGSLRNLTLGGNNLTGFIPKSLRNCTSLLRVRLEENQLTGNISDSFGIYPNLDFIDLSFNKFYGEISANWGSCQRLRTLRIAGNNITGSLPPEIGNATELQGLDLSSNGLVGEIPKELGKLTYLVRLNLSRNQLSGSISPKIASLSGLQMMDLSRNRLSMSIPESIGQLADLVLLDLSNNRLSQEIPSQIGMLTHLSKLDLNNNSLIGEIPAQFSNLQSLVKLDLSHNNLSGPIYAIFEDMPGLATVDISYNEFQGPVPNTTAFQDAPTEALQGNAGLCGNVDGLQPCSQSEPQKKKSNTVKKVFLIVFLILGAFLLLSFVGVYYILHRRKDRRQVEQAQERENMFSISTYDGRISHEEIIAATEDFNERYCIGCGGYGRVYRAKLRSGDVVAVKKLHQMSDSGQTNQKEFQNEIRALTEIRHRNIVRLRGFCSHPQHSFLVYEYLERGNLSATLSDDGEAKELGWDRRANIVRGIAHALSYMHHDCVPPIVHRDISSNNILLDSEYEAHVSDFGTAKLLKLDTSNWSTVAGTYGYIAPELAYTMRVTEKCDVYSFGVMAIQVFHGKHPGETISSLLAESDKEIVTVLKDMLDPRLPAPMPSTEDELLVIFKLAIACLSTNPQLRPSMKMVSQVLSAHPAAH; encoded by the exons ATGGCACTTTTTGTCATCATTCCACATGGTGCAATTCCTGTTTATGCCTCCACACTAGAAGCACAAGCCCTTCTCAAATGGAAATCCAGCCTTCTAAATCAAAACCTATCCACCTCTTCTCTATCTCCATGGACTCTTGCTCCTCAAAATGCTACCGGCTCCAATGCAACAGTGTCAAGCCCGTGCGGTTGGCACGGCATCTCGTGTAACCCAGCCAAAAGCGTGATTGGAATCAATCTCACCAATTCGAACATTAAAGGTACACTCGATGAGTTCCCATTCTCGTCTTTGCCATATCTAACCTATATAGACATGTACATAAACGAACTCTTCGGTGGTATTCCGCCTCAAGTCGGTCTTTTGACCAATCTCACTTACCTTGATCTCTCCTTTAATCAATTATCTGGGAAAATACCACGGGAGATTGGCAATCTCATGAAGCTTGAGGTGTTACACCTGCTCTCTAACGAGTTGAATGGCTCTATCCCTGATGAAATAGGTCAGTTGCGTTTGTTGAACGAGCTTGCCTTGTACTCAAACCAATTGAATGGatatcttccttcttccttgggcAACTTGAGTAGCCTCGCTAGACTTTACATCTATAACAATTCATTTTCAGGTCCCATTCCTATTGAAATGGGGAATTTGACAAACTTggaggagatttacatggataCCAACTTCCTAACAGGGCCAATTCCTCCCACATTCGAGAAATTGACGAAACTAACCCAACTCCATGTATATGATAATGAACTAATTGGTTCTATCCCACCGGAGCTGGGAAACTTGAAACTTCTTCGTCGACTCGCCCTACACTACAATAATCTTACCGGTTCAATTCCCTCGACATTAGGCAATTTGACAGAGCTTACCCTTCTTTATCTGTATGGCAACATGCTTTCTGATGACATTCCTGATGAGTTGGGAAACCTTCGAGCTATGATCGATTTGGAGCTGAGTATGAATCAGCTCAGTggcccttttccttcttctctagGCAACATGACTAAACTGAAATATTTATTCCTCCGCGAGAACCAACTTTCTGGATCCATTCCTAGATTCCTGGGGGATTTGATGAGCTTGGTGGTGCTACAATTAGATACGAACCAATTCACTGGCTTCATACCAGATAACTTGTGCCGAGGTGGATCACTTCGCAATCTCACCTTGGGTGGCAACAACCTCACAGGTTTCATTCCCAAAAGCTTGAGAAATTGCACAAGCTTACTCAGGGTACGCCTCGAGGAGAATCAACTCACTGGAAACATATCCGACAGTTTTGGCATCTACCCGAACTTGGACTTTATAGATTTAAGTTTCAACAAGTTCTATGGAGAAATCTCGGCCAACTGGGGAAGTTGTCAGCGTCTGCGGACTCTACGAATTGCTGGGAACAACATCACTGGTAGCTTGCCTCCTGAGATCGGAAACGCAACTGAACTACAAGGACTCGATCTTTCTTCCAATGGTTTAGTTGGCGAGATTCCAAAGGAACTCGGGAAATTGACCTATTTGGTGAGGTTGAACTTGAGCAGGAATCAACTTTCTGGCAGTATAAGTCCGAAGATCGCATCCCTATCTGGTCTTCAAATGATGGATTTGTCCAGGAATAGATTAAGCATGTCTATCCCAGAGAGTATCGGGCAGTTGGCAGACTTAGTCCTCTTGGATTTGAGCAACAACCGATTAAGCCAAGAAATTCCTAGCCAGATCGGGATGCTGACTCACTTATCCAAGCTAGACTTGAACAATAATTCATTGATCGGTGAGATTCCTGCACAATTCAGCAATCTGCAAAGTCTAGTGAAACTTGACCTCTCACACAACAATCTTTCGGGCCCTATATACGCAATTTTTGAGGATATGCCAGGTTTGGCCACGGTTGACATATCCTACAATGAGTTTCAGGGTCCGGTTCCAAACACCACGGCGTTCCAAGATGCTCCAACAGAAGCATTACAAGGCAACGCTGGATTATGTGGAAATGTTGATGGACTTCAGCCTTGTAGTCAATCGGAGCCGCAGAAGAAAAAATCCAACACTGTTAAGAAAGTGTTTCTCATTGTCTTCCTCATACTTGGAGCATTTCTCCTGCTTTCTTTCGTCGGAGTATACTACATTTTGCATAGAAGAAAGGACCGCCGACAAGTGGAGCAAGcacaggagagagagaatatgttTTCTATATCTACTTACGATGGAAGGATATCGCACGAGGAAATCATTGCGGCGACTGAGGATTTTAACGAGAGATACTGCATTGGATGTGGAGGATATGGAAGGGTCTATAGAGCAAAGCTAAGATCAGGCGATGTGGTGGCTGTGAAGAAGCTTCATCAGATGTCTGATAGCGGGCAAACGAATCAGAAGGAGTTTCAGAATGAGATAAGGGCATTGACAGAAATACGACACCGTAACATCGTGAGACTCCGTGGCTTCTGCTCACATCCCCAACACTCGTTCTTGGTGTATGAGTATCTGGAAAGAGGAAACCTGTCTGCAACCCTGAGCGATGACGGAGAAGCAAAAGAGTTGGGTTGGGATAGGAGGGCAAATATTGTGAGAGGCATAGCTCATGCTCTGTCCTACATGCACCATGACTGTGTGCCTCCCATTGTTCACCGAGACATATCAAGCAACAACATCTTGCTTGATTCTGAGTATGAGGCCCATGTTTCTGACTTCGGCACAGCCAAGCTTCTCAAGCTGGACACGTCGAATTGGAGCACTGTTGCTGGGACATATGGATATATTGCACCAG AGCTTGCCTACACGATGAGAGTGACTGAGAAATGCGACGTGTACAGCTTTGGGGTCATGGCAATACAGGTGTTCCATGGAAAACATCCAGGCGAAACCATCTCATCCCTATTAGCTGAATCGGATAAGGAGATTGTGACAGTCCTGAAAGATATGCTGGATCCACGCCTACCAGCTCCAATGCCAAGCACTGAGGATGAACTTCTAGTCATCTTCAAGCTCGCAATTGCTTGTTTATCCACCAATCCGCAACTCAGGCCATCCATGAAGATGGTTTCTCAGGTGTTATCGGCTCATCCGGCCGCTCACTAG
- the LOC104451059 gene encoding uncharacterized protein LOC104451059, translating to MERSTPVRKPHTSTADLLTWSEAPSPDSARPGSGSSRPGARPHQPSDGISKVVFGGQVTDEESESLNKRKPCSGYKMKEITGSGIFLDSGETDPSESGNITPNNRTGIRMYQQALAGISNISFGEEESVSPRKPTTLHEVAKQRELSGTLESESDGMLKKQISHAKSKELSGHDIFAPPPEILPRTVVSHAHTMHQDMGEPAPRNLRTSVKVSNPAGGQSNIMSTEEPVLKTAKKIYDKKFTELSGNDIFKGDVPPSSAEKPLSVAKLREISGNDIFADGKVESRDYLGGVRKPPGGESSISLV from the exons ATGGAGAGGAGCACTCCGGTGAGGAAGCCCCACACCTCGACGGCGGATCTGCTGACGTGGTCCGAGGCCCCGTCCCCGGACTCGGCCCGACCCGGGTCCGGCTCTTCTCGCCCCGGTGCGCGTCCCCATCAG CCGTCGGATGGGATCAGCAAGGTGGTGTTTGGAGGTCAGGTGACTGACGAGGAATCTGAGAGCTTGAACAAGAG GAAACCGTGTTCGGGTTACAAAATGAAGGAGATAACTGGAAGTGGCATCTTTTTGGATAGTGGAGAAACTGATCCGTCAGAGTCTGGCAATATTACTCCTAACAACAGAACAGGAATCCGAATGTACCAG CAAGCCCTTGCTGGAATCAGTAACATCTCCTTTGGTGAGGAAGAGAGCGTTTCTCCGAGAAAACCAACTACTCTGCATGAGGTTGCAAAACAACGCGAATTGAGTGGGACGCTGGAAAGTGAGTCGGACGGGATGTTGAAAAAGCAGATCTCTCATGCTAAGTCCAAAGAACTTAGTGGGCATGACATATTTGCACCTCCACCTGAAATCTTGCCCAGGACGGTGGTTTCACACGCACACACAATGCATCAAGATATGGGAGAACCTGCACCACGTAATTTACGCACatctgtcaaagtttctaat CCTGCTGGAGGACAGAGCAATATAATGTCCACTGAGGAACCTGTGCTGAAGACGGCAAAGAAGATCTATGACAAGAAATTTACTGAACTTTCGGGAAACGACATCTTCAAGGGCGATGTGCCTCCATCATCTGCGGAGAAACCACTAAGTGTGGCGAAACTGCGCGAGATAAGTGGCAACGACATTTTTGCTGATGGTAAGGTAGAATCTCGGGACTACCTGGGCGGCGTGCGCAAACCGCCTGGTGGTGAGAGCAGCATCTCATTGGTTTGA